One part of the Bradyrhizobium sp. CB1650 genome encodes these proteins:
- a CDS encoding branched-chain amino acid ABC transporter permease — protein MFDMILSQAVNGLVLGFLYVLIAIGLSIIFGMLGIVNFAHGAFFAIGAYLAFALNKEFGWWAALAAPVLTGLIGAFVEVVLIRHLYGKEPLLGLILTFALALLTEAVLRLIFGGAPVPFAAPKFLAGFVEYGAILITKYRMFVLITTVVILVLFWAFLAYTPYGRIIRAGSRDPEMVGLLGINLPIVFTGVFSIGCLLAGLGGLLAAPLWTITPSMAAGAIMPAFVIVTIGGLGSFLGAIVAGLLVGVTTAMTIQFQPEWAGAAMYILMATILLIRPRGLFGERWERFE, from the coding sequence ATGTTCGATATGATCCTGTCGCAGGCCGTCAATGGCCTTGTGCTGGGCTTTCTCTACGTGCTGATCGCGATCGGTCTGTCGATCATCTTCGGCATGCTCGGCATCGTCAATTTCGCCCACGGCGCCTTCTTCGCCATCGGCGCCTATCTCGCCTTTGCGCTCAACAAGGAATTCGGCTGGTGGGCGGCGCTCGCGGCGCCCGTGCTGACCGGCCTCATCGGCGCGTTCGTCGAGGTGGTCCTGATCCGGCATCTCTACGGCAAGGAGCCGCTGCTCGGACTGATTCTGACCTTCGCGCTCGCGCTTCTGACGGAGGCGGTGCTGCGGTTGATCTTCGGCGGCGCCCCCGTACCTTTCGCCGCACCGAAATTCCTTGCTGGCTTCGTCGAGTACGGCGCGATCCTGATCACCAAATACCGGATGTTCGTGCTGATCACGACCGTCGTGATTCTGGTGCTGTTCTGGGCGTTCCTTGCCTACACGCCGTACGGGCGGATCATCAGGGCCGGGTCTCGCGATCCGGAGATGGTGGGACTGCTCGGCATCAATCTTCCGATTGTCTTCACGGGCGTGTTCAGCATCGGCTGCCTGCTCGCGGGGCTTGGTGGATTGCTGGCCGCCCCCCTCTGGACCATCACGCCGTCGATGGCTGCCGGCGCCATCATGCCAGCTTTCGTGATCGTGACGATTGGCGGCCTCGGCTCCTTTCTCGGCGCCATCGTGGCCGGCCTGCTTGTCGGCGTCACCACCGCCATGACCATCCAGTTCCAGCCGGAATGGGCCGGCGCAGCCATGTACATCCTGATGGCCACCATTCTGCTCATCCGGCCACGCGGACTGTTCGGCGAACGCTGGGAGAGGTTCGAGTGA
- a CDS encoding shikimate dehydrogenase, producing MNSLNLTGATRLNIIVGDPIAQVKSPGGVTRAFVDRGYDGILVPVQIDGVHLKAFLAAASEVRNLDGIIVTVPHKFACFEFCASATERSRLLGSVNIMRRRPEGGWHGDIVDGLGFVGAVRARGGNPAGKRALQIGAGGAGSAIALALVEAGVRSLAIHDTDVVRRDQLIAKLKTLGRAEIHVGSADPTGFDLVANATPLGMKAGDPLPVGVSRLNSATFVGCVITNPAVSPLIEAARSKGCATSTGTDMYNALQSSMIDFLLAHDGSR from the coding sequence ATGAACAGCCTGAACCTGACCGGCGCGACCCGCCTCAACATCATCGTCGGTGACCCCATCGCCCAAGTGAAATCTCCGGGCGGCGTCACCAGGGCCTTCGTCGATCGCGGCTATGACGGGATCCTGGTGCCGGTGCAGATCGACGGCGTTCATCTCAAGGCCTTCCTGGCTGCCGCATCGGAGGTTCGCAACCTCGATGGCATCATCGTCACGGTCCCGCACAAGTTCGCCTGTTTCGAGTTCTGCGCCAGTGCGACCGAACGCTCCCGCCTGCTCGGCTCGGTCAACATCATGCGCCGGCGGCCTGAAGGCGGCTGGCACGGCGACATCGTCGACGGGCTTGGTTTCGTCGGCGCGGTACGCGCCAGGGGCGGCAATCCCGCCGGCAAGCGCGCGCTGCAGATCGGCGCAGGAGGGGCCGGTTCGGCCATCGCCCTCGCGCTGGTTGAGGCCGGCGTGCGCTCGCTTGCCATCCACGACACCGATGTGGTCCGCCGGGACCAGCTCATCGCGAAATTGAAGACTCTCGGGAGGGCCGAGATCCATGTAGGTTCCGCCGATCCCACCGGGTTCGATCTTGTCGCCAACGCGACCCCGCTCGGGATGAAGGCCGGCGATCCACTTCCGGTCGGCGTCTCCAGGCTGAACTCCGCCACCTTCGTCGGCTGCGTCATCACGAATCCCGCAGTCTCGCCGCTCATCGAGGCGGCACGCAGCAAGGGATGTGCGACCTCGACCGGGACGGACATGTACAACGCGCTGCAGAGCTCGATGATCGACTTCCTGCTTGCGCACGACGGATCGAGGTAG
- a CDS encoding FAD-dependent oxidoreductase, with amino-acid sequence MFRNIDMIPQDARYDVIVIGSGAAGMAAALFAAIEGCKVLVVERTEYVGGTSALSAATTWMPNSRHSASVNPDDSREKVRKFLDGVVGNHSPAAMREAFLDSAPEAVAILEANSEVKFRPYATHPDYEQQFEGATMRGRALEPVPFDGRSLGADLGKIRPPIPEFTIFGGMMVDRTDIGHLLAVRKSARSFGHAFKILAHYAGDRLKGRRGSRLVMGNALIGRFLASLNARGVDILLRTEVQDLKTENGAVTGAVFRSGTIVRHVDARRGVVLAAGGFNRHPQRRGELLPQAETHSPSAPGHTGAMQDMALKLGARLGEGNLDNAFWAPVSIRKRADGSTASFPHFVMDRSKPGTVCVDQTGRRFVNESVSYHLFGRAMFEHNKTVPCIPCFIITDAPGLKKYGLGMVRMGTSNLASYLADGYLTEGASVAELARKIGVPASNLETTIAAMNRYAANGVDPEFGRGTTPYHRVNGDASVGPNPTLGPIATAPYYAVRLYPGDIGAATGLVINEWAQVMRADNSPIKGLYACGNEANSIMGGTYPGPGITIGPAITFAYRAVRHALDETQARDAA; translated from the coding sequence ATGTTCAGAAACATCGACATGATACCGCAGGACGCCCGATACGACGTCATCGTGATCGGCTCGGGCGCCGCCGGCATGGCTGCGGCGCTGTTTGCGGCGATCGAGGGTTGCAAGGTGCTGGTCGTCGAGCGCACCGAATATGTCGGCGGCACGAGTGCGCTCTCGGCCGCGACGACCTGGATGCCCAATTCCCGCCATTCGGCGAGCGTCAATCCCGACGATAGCCGAGAGAAGGTCCGCAAATTCCTCGACGGCGTCGTCGGCAATCATTCCCCCGCCGCGATGCGCGAGGCCTTCCTCGACAGCGCACCTGAGGCGGTTGCGATACTTGAGGCAAACAGCGAGGTGAAGTTTCGTCCCTACGCGACCCACCCCGACTACGAGCAACAATTCGAGGGGGCCACCATGCGCGGCCGCGCGCTCGAGCCCGTACCGTTCGATGGCCGTAGCCTCGGCGCCGACCTCGGCAAGATCCGCCCGCCGATCCCCGAGTTCACCATTTTCGGCGGCATGATGGTCGATCGCACCGACATTGGTCACCTCCTGGCCGTCAGGAAATCAGCGCGCTCATTTGGGCATGCGTTCAAGATTCTCGCCCACTATGCCGGCGACAGGCTGAAGGGCCGACGCGGATCGCGCCTTGTGATGGGCAACGCGTTGATCGGCCGCTTTCTGGCATCCCTCAACGCCCGTGGCGTCGATATCCTGCTCCGTACCGAAGTTCAGGATCTCAAGACAGAGAACGGCGCCGTCACCGGCGCGGTGTTCAGGTCGGGTACGATCGTGCGACATGTGGACGCCAGGCGCGGCGTCGTGCTTGCCGCCGGTGGCTTCAATCGCCACCCGCAACGGCGCGGTGAATTGCTTCCGCAGGCCGAGACGCACAGTCCGTCCGCTCCGGGCCACACCGGTGCGATGCAGGATATGGCGTTGAAACTTGGCGCCAGGCTCGGAGAAGGCAATCTCGACAATGCGTTCTGGGCTCCCGTCTCCATTCGGAAGCGGGCCGATGGCAGTACCGCAAGCTTTCCACATTTCGTCATGGACAGGAGCAAGCCGGGAACCGTCTGCGTCGATCAGACCGGCAGGCGCTTCGTCAACGAGTCCGTCTCTTACCATCTGTTCGGGCGGGCGATGTTCGAGCACAACAAGACGGTGCCGTGCATCCCCTGCTTCATCATCACGGACGCACCGGGCTTGAAGAAATACGGTCTTGGCATGGTGCGCATGGGCACGAGCAATCTCGCGTCCTATCTTGCCGACGGCTATCTGACCGAAGGCGCGAGTGTCGCGGAGCTTGCGCGCAAGATCGGCGTGCCTGCGAGCAATCTTGAAACCACGATCGCGGCGATGAACCGCTATGCGGCGAACGGCGTCGATCCGGAGTTCGGACGCGGCACAACGCCCTATCACCGCGTCAATGGCGACGCCTCGGTCGGCCCCAATCCGACCCTCGGCCCGATCGCGACTGCACCCTATTATGCCGTGCGGCTCTATCCCGGCGATATCGGCGCGGCAACCGGCCTCGTCATCAACGAATGGGCGCAGGTGATGCGGGCCGACAACAGTCCGATCAAGGGCCTCTATGCCTGCGGCAACGAAGCCAATTCGATCATGGGCGGCACCTATCCAGGTCCGGGCATCACCATCGGTCCGGCCATCACCTTTGCCTATCGCGCCGTGCGCCATGCGCTGGACGAGACGCAGGCACGCGACGCCGCGTAA
- a CDS encoding FAD-dependent oxidoreductase, whose amino-acid sequence MNNGQSIACDLLVIGSGAAGLSTAVTAAVLGLDVVLIEKEAQLGGTTAWSGGWMWIPRNALARQAGIVEPPDQPDRYLRNELADGYDLARVEMFLDQGPRMVDFFRSETSLAFIDGNAIPDFHGNTPGAATGGRSVCAAPFDGRQLGARIRDLKLPLDEVSPFGMAIASGADLRHFLNSHSSLTSFLHTARRLARHFLDVLRFGRGMHLVNGNALVARLLKSADDLAVRIMPATPAQALLTEGSHIVGARAIHDGTRIDIRARRGVVLASGGFPHDAARKASLFPHAPTGREHWSAAPESNTGDGIRLGESAGGKMRTDLSDAGAWAPVSLVPHRDGSVGHFPHLIERAKPGLIMVRSNGKRFANEADSYHDVMKALFAATPEGAPAEAWAICDTKFIRRYGLGRVRPVPFPVSPWLRNGYLKRGASIEALAEVCGISAAGLRATITSYNGFAARGEDPSFGRGNTPYNRVQGEMAHLPNPCVAPIQSGPYYAVKIVAGSLGTFAGLDTDEHARVLNGEGKPIDGLYAVGNDMSSIMAGRYPSGGITLGPAMTFGYIAAHHASGIPLKNNRSAAA is encoded by the coding sequence ATGAACAACGGTCAATCCATCGCCTGTGATCTGCTCGTCATCGGCTCGGGCGCTGCAGGCCTGTCCACGGCCGTCACCGCGGCCGTGCTCGGCCTTGACGTCGTCTTGATCGAGAAGGAAGCGCAGCTCGGCGGCACCACGGCATGGTCCGGCGGCTGGATGTGGATCCCGCGAAATGCGCTGGCACGACAGGCCGGAATAGTCGAGCCGCCCGACCAGCCGGACCGCTACCTGCGCAACGAGCTCGCCGACGGCTATGATCTGGCCCGCGTCGAGATGTTTCTCGATCAAGGCCCGCGCATGGTCGACTTCTTCCGGAGCGAGACTAGCCTTGCCTTCATCGACGGCAATGCAATCCCGGATTTTCATGGCAACACGCCCGGTGCGGCGACCGGCGGACGATCAGTTTGCGCCGCGCCGTTCGACGGCCGCCAACTCGGTGCACGCATCCGCGATCTCAAGCTTCCGTTGGACGAAGTGTCGCCCTTCGGCATGGCGATCGCGTCGGGCGCCGATCTGCGCCACTTCCTGAACTCCCATTCGTCGCTGACCTCGTTCCTGCACACCGCGCGCCGCCTCGCACGTCACTTTCTTGACGTGCTGCGCTTCGGTCGCGGCATGCATCTCGTCAACGGCAATGCGCTGGTGGCGCGGCTGTTGAAATCCGCCGACGATCTCGCCGTCAGGATCATGCCGGCAACACCGGCACAAGCGCTGCTAACCGAAGGATCCCACATTGTCGGCGCCCGCGCCATTCATGACGGCACGCGGATCGACATCCGCGCCAGGCGCGGCGTCGTGCTGGCCAGCGGCGGCTTTCCGCACGACGCCGCGCGCAAGGCTTCGCTGTTTCCACATGCGCCGACCGGACGCGAGCACTGGTCAGCGGCGCCTGAGAGCAACACTGGCGACGGCATACGCCTTGGCGAGAGCGCCGGCGGAAAAATGCGGACCGATCTCTCCGACGCCGGAGCCTGGGCGCCTGTCTCGCTGGTGCCGCATCGCGACGGCTCGGTCGGCCACTTCCCGCATCTGATCGAGCGCGCCAAGCCGGGGTTGATCATGGTGCGCAGCAACGGCAAGCGCTTCGCCAATGAAGCCGATTCATATCACGACGTCATGAAGGCGCTCTTCGCCGCCACGCCTGAAGGGGCGCCGGCGGAGGCATGGGCCATCTGCGACACAAAGTTCATCAGGCGCTACGGTCTCGGCCGGGTCCGGCCGGTCCCCTTCCCGGTGTCGCCCTGGCTTCGCAACGGCTATCTCAAGCGGGGAGCCAGCATCGAAGCGCTTGCGGAGGTGTGTGGCATCTCCGCGGCGGGGCTCCGCGCGACGATTACGTCCTACAACGGCTTTGCTGCGCGCGGCGAGGATCCCTCCTTCGGTCGTGGCAACACACCTTACAACCGCGTGCAGGGTGAGATGGCGCATCTTCCGAACCCCTGCGTCGCGCCGATTCAATCCGGACCGTACTATGCGGTGAAGATCGTCGCAGGCAGTCTGGGCACATTCGCCGGCCTCGACACTGATGAGCACGCGCGTGTGCTCAATGGCGAGGGAAAGCCGATCGATGGTCTCTATGCCGTCGGCAACGACATGTCGAGCATCATGGCTGGCCGCTATCCGTCCGGCGGCATCACGCTCGGGCCGGCCATGACGTTCGGCTACATCGCCGCCCACCACGCCAGCGGAATTCCGCTCAAGAACAACAGGTCGGCAGCCGCCTGA
- a CDS encoding sugar phosphate isomerase/epimerase — MLAAKLGYQAIGVRIEPAAPGSDFSPLVSDPTMLRETVRRIEDTGVPVFDVEIARLGADFRPERFAAFLEIAGKLKARAILVAGDDPDEARLTDSFAEFCRAAAPYGLTADLEFMPWTAVKNAKAALRIVTNAGEPNGRILVDALHAARSATTLDDVASLPRHLLSYAQLCDAPAGIPATDTELIHTARCARLLPGDGGIDLHGLVQALPNDLPLSLEVPNDEWLPKLGPEQWGRRALAGARRVVAEAAQRKAMA, encoded by the coding sequence GTGCTCGCGGCAAAGCTCGGTTACCAGGCGATCGGCGTGAGGATCGAACCCGCCGCCCCCGGCAGCGACTTCTCGCCGCTCGTGAGCGATCCCACGATGCTACGCGAGACCGTGCGTCGCATCGAGGACACCGGCGTGCCGGTTTTTGATGTCGAGATCGCGCGGCTCGGTGCCGACTTCAGGCCGGAGCGTTTCGCCGCGTTCCTCGAAATCGCGGGCAAGCTGAAAGCGCGCGCGATCCTCGTTGCCGGCGATGACCCAGACGAAGCGCGCCTCACTGACTCGTTTGCAGAGTTCTGCCGGGCGGCCGCGCCCTACGGTCTCACCGCGGATCTCGAGTTCATGCCGTGGACCGCCGTAAAGAACGCGAAAGCCGCGCTGCGCATCGTGACGAACGCCGGAGAGCCGAACGGCCGCATCCTGGTCGACGCGCTGCACGCCGCGCGCTCGGCCACGACGCTGGACGACGTCGCAAGCCTGCCCCGGCATCTCCTCAGCTATGCCCAGCTCTGCGATGCACCGGCGGGCATTCCGGCAACCGACACCGAGCTGATCCACACCGCCCGATGCGCCCGGCTTCTCCCGGGAGACGGAGGGATCGATCTGCATGGCCTTGTGCAGGCCTTGCCCAACGATCTCCCGCTGAGCCTGGAGGTCCCGAATGACGAGTGGCTGCCCAAGCTCGGCCCGGAGCAATGGGGGCGCCGCGCGCTCGCGGGCGCTCGCCGGGTTGTCGCCGAAGCCGCACAAAGGAAGGCAATGGCATGA
- a CDS encoding branched-chain amino acid ABC transporter ATP-binding protein/permease, with protein sequence MTNFTTIRHPALVAALVLAALTALWSMLGAPISLITQIAIYTLYGTGVNLLVGYTGLVPFGASVFFGCASYAAAFFILGRYGNDLVSLLFATIFSALLALVIGAIILRRRGLYFSLLTLAFSQIAFEIAFKWTAVTGGENGLQGVHRTSFTSAWSFHVFVVAVTVTCLWLLWRIAHSPFGRVLQAIRDNEQRASSLGYDVHRFRHGALILTGTFVGLGGALLTLMLEGVYANNLSWQHAGDSLLMTVLGGVHHALGPLWGAIAFIMLEDRLSAITENWWLIFAPILMLFALTSPEGIQGLSQRLLGRQRWTLVRPDIPARPATIVPFSSGTASVERGKLLLQTFGLSKNFGSLVTAKNIDLEVRAGVLHSIIGPNGAGKTTFFNMLTGALKPSGGRIMFEQTDVTRVPMHVRARLGMGRSFQILSIFPNLTVFENVRVAVQAQRKGSGRLIADAYAMDDINAKTWSILDAVGLADVAADQCVNLPHGAKRLLEIGITLAIDSKLLLLDEPLAGLAEADRVIVADLIKTLAQTHGVLLIEHDIDRVLAISDRISVLHQGRMIADGKPSEVAANPGVIAAYLGAAKDGAQAPPPAIERIAHARGTVLLEADKVSAGYGGSTVLEAVDLAVHAGEAIALLGRNGVGKTTLLRSLSGTLGISSGDITFEGRSLARLKPYEINRLGISLVPEGRRLFPNLTVTENLQLAARPGGLNLDAVFELFPRLRERRSAKAESLSGGERQMVAIARALMVPSKLILLDEPFEGLAPSVVKEVMDALIKLRGTVAMVIVEHHAELVLPIVDRAYVLVNGQIAFTGDAAILERDHELQARLLGVVQTEAAQARGAA encoded by the coding sequence GTGACAAACTTCACCACAATACGTCATCCGGCGCTCGTCGCCGCCCTCGTTCTCGCCGCGCTGACCGCACTCTGGTCCATGCTCGGCGCGCCGATCTCGCTGATCACCCAGATCGCGATCTACACGCTCTATGGCACCGGCGTGAACCTCCTCGTCGGCTACACCGGCCTCGTGCCCTTCGGCGCATCGGTGTTCTTCGGTTGCGCCAGCTACGCGGCCGCGTTCTTCATTCTGGGACGTTACGGCAACGATCTCGTCTCGCTGCTGTTCGCAACGATCTTCTCGGCGCTGCTTGCGCTGGTGATCGGCGCTATCATCCTGCGCCGCAGGGGGTTGTATTTCTCGCTGCTCACCCTCGCCTTCTCCCAAATCGCCTTCGAGATCGCGTTCAAATGGACGGCCGTGACCGGCGGAGAGAACGGACTGCAGGGTGTTCACCGGACGAGCTTCACCAGCGCCTGGTCCTTCCATGTCTTCGTGGTTGCGGTCACTGTGACCTGCCTGTGGCTGTTGTGGCGGATCGCCCATTCACCCTTCGGCCGCGTGCTCCAGGCGATACGTGACAACGAGCAGCGTGCAAGCAGCCTCGGCTACGACGTCCATCGCTTCCGCCACGGCGCACTGATCCTCACCGGCACTTTCGTGGGCCTGGGTGGCGCGCTGCTGACGCTGATGCTGGAGGGAGTCTACGCCAACAATCTGAGTTGGCAGCATGCCGGCGACTCCCTGCTGATGACCGTGCTCGGCGGCGTACATCACGCGCTCGGCCCACTCTGGGGCGCCATCGCTTTCATCATGCTCGAAGACCGCCTGTCGGCCATCACGGAGAACTGGTGGCTGATCTTCGCGCCCATCCTGATGCTTTTCGCTCTGACGTCTCCGGAGGGGATCCAAGGCCTCTCGCAACGATTGCTCGGCCGGCAGCGCTGGACGCTCGTGCGCCCCGACATTCCAGCGCGCCCTGCTACCATCGTACCGTTCTCGAGCGGCACCGCCAGCGTCGAGCGCGGCAAGCTGCTGCTGCAGACCTTCGGTCTGAGCAAGAATTTCGGCAGCCTGGTCACGGCGAAGAACATCGACCTCGAGGTTCGTGCCGGCGTGCTTCACAGCATCATCGGGCCGAACGGCGCGGGAAAGACCACGTTCTTCAACATGCTGACTGGCGCGCTCAAGCCCAGCGGCGGACGCATCATGTTCGAGCAAACCGATGTAACACGGGTGCCGATGCATGTCCGCGCCCGCCTCGGCATGGGCCGCTCGTTCCAGATCCTGTCGATCTTTCCGAACCTGACCGTGTTCGAGAATGTTCGCGTGGCCGTGCAGGCGCAACGAAAGGGCTCCGGCCGGCTGATCGCCGACGCCTACGCCATGGACGACATCAATGCGAAGACCTGGTCGATCCTCGACGCGGTCGGGCTGGCCGACGTCGCCGCCGATCAGTGCGTCAATCTTCCCCACGGCGCGAAACGGCTGCTCGAGATCGGAATCACCCTGGCCATCGACTCCAAGCTGCTGCTGCTCGACGAGCCGCTCGCCGGCCTTGCCGAAGCCGACCGCGTCATCGTCGCCGACCTGATCAAGACGCTCGCGCAGACCCACGGCGTGCTGCTGATCGAGCATGACATCGACCGCGTGCTGGCGATCTCCGACCGCATCTCCGTCCTGCATCAGGGGCGAATGATTGCCGACGGCAAGCCTTCGGAGGTGGCGGCCAATCCTGGCGTGATCGCGGCTTATCTCGGTGCAGCCAAAGATGGCGCGCAGGCCCCGCCTCCGGCCATCGAGCGCATTGCCCACGCCCGGGGGACGGTACTGCTCGAGGCCGATAAAGTGTCGGCCGGTTATGGCGGCAGCACAGTGCTCGAGGCTGTCGACCTTGCCGTGCACGCCGGAGAAGCGATCGCACTGCTCGGTCGCAACGGCGTCGGCAAGACGACCTTGCTGCGCAGTCTCAGTGGAACGCTTGGCATCAGCAGTGGCGACATCACTTTCGAAGGCAGGTCGCTTGCGCGCCTCAAGCCCTACGAAATCAACCGGCTCGGCATATCGCTGGTCCCGGAAGGGCGCAGGCTGTTCCCCAACCTCACCGTCACCGAAAATCTGCAGCTTGCGGCGCGGCCGGGTGGGCTAAACCTCGACGCAGTCTTCGAGCTGTTTCCGCGGCTTCGTGAACGGCGATCCGCCAAGGCCGAGAGCCTGTCAGGCGGGGAACGCCAGATGGTCGCAATCGCGCGTGCCCTCATGGTGCCGAGCAAGCTGATCCTGCTCGACGAGCCTTTCGAAGGACTCGCGCCTTCCGTCGTCAAGGAGGTCATGGACGCCCTGATCAAGCTTCGGGGCACGGTGGCTATGGTCATCGTCGAGCATCATGCAGAGCTCGTCCTTCCCATCGTCGATCGCGCCTATGTCCTCGTCAATGGTCAGATCGCCTTCACCGGCGACGCTGCAATCCTCGAACGCGATCACGAATTGCAAGCCCGCCTGCTCGGCGTCGTCCAAACCGAAGCGGCCCAGGCACGCGGAGCGGCTTAA
- a CDS encoding NIPSNAP family protein has translation MLYEIATLTVKLGTAAKAVAGIGEYVAASEAKGTLLGCWASEIGDLNQLLVLRSFADQDEWRGERERTLRTTNPFNAGEAIAQMAFDTYAPFPFLPPVTTGKYGSVYEIRTYRLKHGGVPPTIAAWEAAMPERGKLSPLSIAMYALDGPPRFTHIWPFASLDARAAVRADSVARGVWPPKGGPDWLTGDMRSIIALPTAISPLA, from the coding sequence ATGCTGTACGAGATCGCAACGCTGACAGTGAAGCTTGGCACGGCGGCCAAGGCCGTGGCCGGGATCGGCGAATATGTCGCGGCGTCGGAGGCGAAAGGGACGCTGCTCGGCTGCTGGGCAAGCGAAATCGGTGACCTCAATCAGCTCCTGGTGCTGCGCTCCTTCGCAGATCAAGACGAATGGCGCGGTGAACGCGAACGCACGCTGCGCACGACAAATCCATTCAATGCGGGCGAAGCCATCGCACAGATGGCCTTCGACACCTACGCGCCCTTCCCGTTTCTGCCGCCCGTCACGACCGGTAAATATGGCAGCGTCTACGAGATCCGTACCTATCGCCTCAAGCACGGCGGCGTTCCTCCCACGATCGCTGCATGGGAGGCCGCGATGCCTGAACGCGGCAAGCTGTCGCCGCTTTCGATCGCCATGTATGCGCTCGATGGGCCGCCTCGCTTCACGCACATCTGGCCGTTCGCGAGCCTCGACGCCCGCGCTGCGGTGCGCGCTGATTCCGTGGCGAGGGGCGTCTGGCCGCCGAAGGGCGGCCCCGACTGGCTGACCGGTGATATGCGCTCGATCATCGCGCTGCCGACCGCGATCTCGCCACTGGCTTGA